TGGATCGCTACTACCAAATCGTGAAGTGCTTTCGCGATGAGGACTTGAGAGCCGATCGTCAGCCCGAATTCACCCAGATAGACTGCGAAATGGCCTTCGTAGAGCAAGAAGATATTCTGAACGAATTCGAAGGATTGGTGCGACACTTGTTTAAAGCCGTGCTCGATGTCGAGATCGAGGAAGTGCCTCGAATGAACTACGATGAAGCGAACAAGCGCTATGGATCCGATAAGCCGGACATCCGTTTCGGTATGGAATTCGGAGAACTCAACGACCTAGCTCAAGGAAAAGGATTTGGCGTATTCGACAGCCAGGAATTGGTGGTAGGTATCGCAGTTCCGGGAGCTGTTGAATACAGCCGTAAGGAGATCGACGCCTTGACCGACTGGGTAAAGCGACCACAGATCGGAATGAAAGGGCTCGTGTATGTGAAATGCAATGCAGAAGGTTCGTACAAATCGTCGGTAGATAAATTCTTTAGTCAAGAAGATCTAGCGGAGTGGGCAAGTCGCACATCCGCCCGCGAGGGCGACCTTATTTTGATCCTCGCCGGAGATGCGAATAAGACCCGAAAGGCACTGAACGAACTGCGCCTCGAAATGGCGGAGCGTTTGGGCTTGCGCAAGGCTGATCATTTTCAGCCGCTGTGGGTGACGGATTTTCCGCTGCTCGAATGGGATGAAGAAACAGAACGCTACCACGCAATGCACCATCCGTTCACCTCGCCCAAGCCGGAGGACATTGAGCTCATTGAAACGGATCCGGGAGCGGTACGTGCGAATGCATATGACCTTACCCTGAACGGTAACGAGATCGGCGGTGGAAGTATTCGTATTCACGACCGCGGGCTTCAGAAGCGCATGTTCGACCTACTGGGCTTCAGCGAAGAAGAAGCTCAGAAACAGTTTGGCTTTTTGATGAATGCCTTTGAATACGGAGCGCCTCCTCACGGCGGAATCGCCTTTGGATTCGACCGTTTGGTGGCGCTGTTTGGGGGATCGGAAAGTATTCGCGACTTCATCGCCTTCCCGAAGAATAACTCGGGTCGCGATGTTATGATCGATGCACCGGCTGCGCTGGACGACGCTCAATTGAACGAGCTTCACTTGAATGTGGTAATCGACTGATATGCCAACCGGGAAAACGAGCATACTCGGTCGTTTCCTGATTTGGCGGGTACGCCATATTCCTCATAGACAGTTCATCATGATCGCTAGTGCCGTGGTTGGAATCCTTTCGGGGGTTGCTGCGGTAACGATCAAGACATCGGCGCACTTCATTGAAAAAGTGGTAACCCAGGGGATCATACGCGATTACTACCTAGGGGCTTACTTCGTTTTTCCGGCCTTGGGCTTGTTGCTGTCTTTCTTATTCATCAAGTACATCGTTCGAAATCCCGTCAGTCATGGGATTCCGACCGTACTGCACACCATTAGCAAGAAGAACGGAATCATGAAGCGCTACCAGATGTTCGCTTCTTTGGTTGCGAGTTCGATCACGGTCGGATTCGGTGGTAGCGTCGGACTTGAAGGTCCGACCGTTAGTACCGGTGCCGCATTGGGATCGAACTTTGGGCAGCTGATGCACTTAAATTACCGCCACCGCATTTTACTTATCGGTTGCGCCGCCGCCGGAACAATGGCCGCGATCTTTAAGGCTCCTATTGCTGCA
This genomic interval from Flavobacteriales bacterium contains the following:
- the aspS gene encoding aspartate--tRNA ligase; translation: MYRTHTCGALRAEHIGQTVTLSGWIQKSRDLGGMTFIDLRDRYGITQLAFNEDTDDALLAAARKLQREYVVQVTGEVIERSSKNANMATGDVEIKVSDLKVLNGAKIPPFTIENDTDGGDELRMKYRYLDIRRAPVRNNLLLRHRMAIETRNYLDRQNFVEVETPYLIKSTPEGARDFVVPSRMNEGQFYALPQSPQTFKQLLMVAGMDRYYQIVKCFRDEDLRADRQPEFTQIDCEMAFVEQEDILNEFEGLVRHLFKAVLDVEIEEVPRMNYDEANKRYGSDKPDIRFGMEFGELNDLAQGKGFGVFDSQELVVGIAVPGAVEYSRKEIDALTDWVKRPQIGMKGLVYVKCNAEGSYKSSVDKFFSQEDLAEWASRTSAREGDLILILAGDANKTRKALNELRLEMAERLGLRKADHFQPLWVTDFPLLEWDEETERYHAMHHPFTSPKPEDIELIETDPGAVRANAYDLTLNGNEIGGGSIRIHDRGLQKRMFDLLGFSEEEAQKQFGFLMNAFEYGAPPHGGIAFGFDRLVALFGGSESIRDFIAFPKNNSGRDVMIDAPAALDDAQLNELHLNVVID